The genomic DNA TTCTTGGACACTCGTCCACACTGCTCCTTCCCTCAGCTCCTGGCAGGGTACAGCGAGGACCAGGTTCCCGCCTGGACATCTGGCTCCCTTTCCTCAGGAGCAAGTCACTTCCACGTAGATGCTTTGGAATGGCAAAGGTCTGGTACCTGGCTGAGGGCTCCTCAGCTTGAAGGCCTAGGGGGTCTTCACACCGCTCCACTCTCAGTGCCTGCCCACGCCCTTCTGCTCCCAAGGAGCTATGACTTTCTCAGATTCTGGCCAATCTGCAGGGGCTCACCCAGAGAAATGGCACGGGAGGGTAAGGGTTGATGTAGGGTAAGGTTGAGAACTCACCCAGCAGGACTGGGAACGAAGGATGGGGAGGTGAAAGCTGAATTTCCGGAGCCACGTGCCCCTGCTGGTGTGCACGTGCTCAAACCCGTCACACCTCACCCCTCCCAGACACACCTACCCTGCCACGGCCATTTCCAGAGGGCACCCCAGGGCTTTCTTAACTTTCTGACCCATCAGATGACAAGTGTGAAAAGAACTAGATGAAGCAAGGGAGGAAGCAAAGGGGTTGTCAGGGCGCGAATGGGGAGGCATATTATGTAGATGAGCTTGACAGAAACACCCCATTCTCTTCCCAGTAACCTCCAATGTTtgagaaaagaggagggccacAGGGGGCTATGAGAGGGCAAGGCTCAGAGGAGCAGAgggtggaggagagggagaagccACAGGGTAAACCCGATTGCAgaagagaggcagggaaggagcaCCCAGGGTTTGATGCGGGCAATCCACCGACCTGGCTGAGAGCAGGTGAGGGGAGCGGGGCTGACCCTAACCCCAAACTATCTCCACTTGCCCCATGTTTCCCTTGTCCTTCCGGTTatccctcattctctctccttctagGAACAGCTGGTGGGCACCCAGACTTCCAGAGCTCCTCGGAAATATTTCAGATATGCCCGACCCTTGCTCTCAGATCCCACTGGAAACAGGCCTCTCCCTCTCTCGGccactccttcctcccttccccaaaTAACCCAGATATTTTCATCATTTCTCCTCCCAGAGCAGAGGAAAACACAGCATGGGATTCAAAGTCCCTGTCCCCAGGGTGGCCTGTCTGAGCTAGAACAGCCATGCTTGCTTGGCCTGCATCTGGAGCCACTCCGGGCGGGCGTCTTGCAGGCCCTTCTCCCCTTGGCTCTGTCCTCAGCTGGGACGCGCCCCCAGAGGAAGCCTTCCTTCCACTCACCTCTCTACTGTCACCTCCCTCCCAACCCAATCAAGGGAGTTATCTCAAAGAGGTCATCGTGTCTTTTTTGGGTCCCTATGCTATTCCAAAATGAGGCTGGTGCTTCAAAAACCTAGTGGCACCTCATGGTAATGTGGATTTGGGCACACCTGAGAACAGTCCCCATGAAACAGGCCCCACCCATAGGTGGTCAGTAGGTGTCTCTGGTTGTCACACAGGACTTGGGAGGCCCACTAAGGCCCAGGAAGACCCACCAAATGCTCCCACCAagtcctcctctttcttctcctcttcctcctcatcctcttcctccttttcttcctcctccttttcctcctcctccttctcctcttcctcctcctctcctgctAAGCCGAGGACTCCTTCCCAggcttccattctgtgggttcaCCCCATATCTAAGTTCTGGGTCTCCCTGGCCTTGCTGTAGAAAGTTTGTGCTCTGTGACTACCCCACATCCTTCCCCCATGACACACACTCCCCCGCCGCCCAGACCCTGAAGGATACTTCCACTCCACGATGTCGATGCAGGCCTTCCTCAGGGGGTTCTGCAGGGTTAGGCAGAACAAGGCCCGGGGTGGCCTTGGCAGAATCTCAGGAGCTGGCTTCTTGGGCTGTTTCTTTCTCAGGCCTTCATCCTGGGGTGAGGACGGCTCCATGGCTCCCCGGTAACCTGGCTTTCTCCTGCTCCCCCACCCCAGTGCCTTCTCTTCCCTGCGTCCCCAATGCCCCCGCCTTGGGGACTGGGCTGGCTGAGGCTGTCGGCTGAGCCTGCCCTGCTGagccagcggggggtggggggcgggggcaggAATGGGGGTAGAAGGATTACTCTCCTTGCTCCCAGCATGTAAAATTAGCTTCCACTCGGCTCCCTGGCTCCCTGCTGCTGGGCCTGAGCTCCGGAGGCCAGGCAGCTGTCATTCCATCCAGCCCAGTCAGTGACTTCCCAATCTGTCCCCTGAggagggcgggggtggggggtggggagaagaatCTACACACAGGCCTGGGAGGGGGGCGGGGcagtgggagagggagacagGATGGAAGGTTTCAAGCCTGGGGCCACAGAGGTAAGGAAGGGGTAGACTTCACTATGGAACCTCCAACTGCAGAGTGACCCCCTCATGCCAAAATTAGgtttctccctcctcagccccatGACATTGTCTGGAGAAGGCGCTGGGCAGCCTAAGTCAGGACAGCTCCACAGCACAGCCTCCGCCCCCCACACACCCATCTCAGTATCTGCACCGTCAGCCAAGACTCCCCAAGCAATCCCATGTCAGGGAACCAGTAAACGCCTCCCCAGTGGGCTGGAAGGCTCCCAGGACAGCCCGGAGTGTGCACACCTCTGACATAGCACCTGCCTCACTGTGGAGCATCTGCTGTGTGTCTttcttccccacttcctcccacCCCTACAGGTGTAAAGCTTGTGTACTTCAACTCTGGGACTCTGGCCCCTCCTCTGGAGAGTCCCCACATATACTGCCCTCCCTGTGTtcactgaggccaggcatggtgcctcacccttgtaatctcaacactttgggaggccaagttgggcagatagcttgagctcagaagttcgagaccacccagggcaacgtgatgaaactctgtctctacaaaaattacagaaattagcagggtgcagtggtgtgtgtttgtagtcccagctactagggaggccaaggtgggatgatcagttgagctgaggaggttgaggctccagtgagccaagattgggccactgcactccggcgtgggtgacagagtgagacaaaaagTTTAttgaggccaggtgaggtggctcatgtctgtaattccagcactttgggaagcaaaggtgggcagaccacttgaggtcaggagtatgagaccagcatggccaccatggtgaaacctggactctctaaaaatacaaaatttagtgggcatggtggtgtgtgcctataatcccagctaccctggagggtgaggccggagaatcgcttgaacccaggaggtgaaggttgcagtgaggaaggatcacaccactgcactccagcctgggagacagcaaaacctgaggcaaaaaaaaaaaaaaagttcattgaaTCTTTGAGCTAACAGCGTACCCCACATACCCTCCCAGCAAGTACTCTGGACTGGTTTCGGGAGTGAGAAAGGGGCACCAAGAAGGGTGAGGGCAGACAGTGATCTAGGAAtgagaaaattcaacattttatttagcTCTTTGGTGCCAGCACAGTGCCAATGTACCCATATGCACACCCCCTCCCCCAAGGCTTACAGTCTGAGGAAAAAACACACAGTCCCCACCCAGCCTGGGACGAAACTAGACGACCTCATTGCGGGGGCGGAGAGGGAGTGGCCGCCCCCACCAAGGAAGCCAGAGAAGCCACCAGGGCACACAGGCCGCCTCTCCTAAGTCTGTGGGTTCCCTCTGGGCTGAGCGCCGGCAGCAGTCTGGTCTCCCATCCCTTCCTCTGGGTTCCTTTCTCAAGGGCCAAGGGCGCTCGGGATTGTATTTGAGGCCATCTGGTGGAGAGCAGGGCATATAACCGAGGGATCAAAGCCGAGCTCGCCTCCCGCGGACTCGGAGACTGGGCTGCGCCTGCGGCGAGGAGGGACGGACCAGAGACACCTGAGGCCGGGCGGGAGCCAGACCCAGGGATGACAGTCCTGGGGTGACCCCCCTGCACCCCGGAGGGAACGCAGCGCGCCCAGAGCAGTCCCAGGTCCTGCCCCTCGCTGCACCCGCGGAGCTCCTCAGGTCTCCATCGCGCCCCTAGCGCCCCTTGCCCGCGCCTCCGCCCCAAGCtggtggaggagggagggtgtTGCAGACGCGGGAGTGCCGCGGGCCTCCTACAGTCACCGGCTTGCGGCGCATCGCGGGTGACCCAGCAGCCCCCAGCTGCTCCCGAGAGTGGGACGGGGCGGGCGGATCAACCCCCAAGCCGGGGGAGGCCACAGGCTGGATCAGTGGCAGGATTCCTCCGACTCCAAGAAAGGCGATGGGGAGAAGCAGGAGGACTCGGATGACTCCGGCACCAGGGAGGAGGGCTCCCCGGCCTCGCCGTCGCCGGGGCAGTCGGGCCGGGGGGCGGCGGGCGGCGCGGGGCAGGGCCCGGTGCCGGGGAGGCCGCGGGCAGCGGGGGGCGGCGCGCCGTCGGGGGCGGCGCTCAGCAGCTCCTGCAGGTACTTTATGTAGCGGATGGCGGCGCGCAGCGTCTCCACCTTGCTGAGCCGCTTCTCTGCCAGGGCGCCGGGGAGGTGGCCGCGGAGGCGCGCGTAGCCCTCGTTGACGCACTTGACGCGCTGCCGCTCGCGCTCGTTGCGCTTCTGGATGAAGGCGGGCTCGAAGGGGTAATCGTAGACCCCGAAGGCGCCGGGGAAGGGCACGTAGGGGAACACCCCCGCGTAGGCGTCGTAGTAGGGCGGCTCGGCGGGCCCCGGGTACAGTAGGAAGGGCACGTTGCCCAGGGGCTCGGCGCGGGGCAGGGGCGCCTGCCGGGGAGAGGGCACGACGCCCAGCTGCATGCAGCCGGGGGAGCCCAGGGGCCTCCGGTCCACCAGCGCCCGGCAGAAGTTATTGTTCATGGTGCCGCGTGGAGCTGGACCCGGAGCGAGGTCCCCAGCGAATGGCCCCTGCTTGGGGTCTGCACGGTCTCCACCACTGGGGCGACTCACATAGCTAGCAGCAGCTCCGGGGTGCCAGGACTTGCTAGGGCCTCTTCTCACCCTTCAGGGTGGCTTCTGAGAACTCCCAAACACGAGCCATCGCCCTGGACAAGTGTGGCCAATCCCAGGGGGTCGGTGCCCGCCTTCTCAGATCCAGCTCATGGCGCCGTCACCCCGCTCCACAGCACCCATGGGCACCGTCACAGACCCGTGCGCCCTGCCTCTTCCTGCCGCCCAACATGGGCACCTCCGGCCTAAACCCCACGTTCCatgtccccctcccccaccccagcgcCTGGTTCTTGGTCCTCACGGCCTCGGGATCCCTGGGCTGTCAGGGGTGCACACGCTGATGGCTGCTGTTAGGAGTCCGCCAGCTCGGTGGAGGGAGTCTGGGGACCATTCtaaagaagagaggagagtgaACATATCAGTCAGGAAAGGCCTGTATTATGGGCTGCTTTGTATCATCCTCACCCACAAACGGGACTGTAAGCCTCAGGAGGAGAGACAGTTGGCTGCTGAAGGGGCACAGATCTGGCTTAAAATCTTGTGCCCACCCCTTTAATAGTCGGGTGACCACTGTGAGTGGTGGTTTCCATAACGGAACGACAAGGGAAACATCCTCGACAGGTTATTAAGATATGAGAATCAGATGTGAAGAAATATATGCAAAAACACCTAAAGGACACAGCTTATACAAATGCCCAATTTTGTCATGTCCCTCGAGAGTGGGGATTAAGTCTCATCCCTGATCCCTTCCAGGGCTTTACATCTAGAAGGAGGTCTGAGACTGTCTATTGAATTAGCAGCAGCAGCCATCAGCCAACAAGGGAAGCCATCTCTTCATGGAAAGGAATACCTCTTCGATTACAAGGTAGGTGTTGTTGGGTCGTTCAAAGCCCTCTGCCTGGCATAGACAGTCATCAAGGCCATCTTGCCCCTTTCCAGACAGTCCAGGAGACACCGTCTTACCCCACCCTGGGTTTCTCCATGGCACCTAATGGAGGCATCTGTTCTGTCAGCTGCATGCCCCAAGCTTAGCCCGCCCCTGTCAAGTAATGGATGCTCCACAGATCCGTGTGGAATAACCGAGAGAGGATTAGGCAGAAAGCTGGGCTTGTCAGGTTGGAACTGATTACACGTAGCCTATCATAGGCTTTAGGAAgctattatttcagaaataattggTCTGTGTTGAGTTTAGGTGCCACCAAGCTTCATTGCATGTGGTTATCTGATCCAAGTGAGGTGCCATTTTGTCTAGGAAGCCTCTGATCCCACTCCCCCCTCTTGTGTGTGTCTGCAGTGTCCCATAAGTGCCATCTTAGCACTTATTgaactattatttttctcttctttataaaaaaagCTCAGGACTCAGCAAGTGAATGAGTGATGGGCAGCGTGACACCCTGGCCACTGGGCACAGCCTCCCCAAGAGACAGAAAGGGCTGGCTCTCTCCCTGACAGGCGGCAAAGTCAGATTCCTGAGAATGTCTCCTGCACTCTCTCACCTCTGTCCTTTTTGCAAGCCCTGAGTCTGTTTCCAGCTGGCTTTGTCCTCCACACTAAATGAGGACCAAGAAAAATCAACGATTCTAAGCATCACAGACTTAGATATGCTCTCAAAAGTGAAAccaggccgggcccagtggctcatgcctataatcccagcactttgggagtctgaggtgggtggatcacttgagggcagaagtttgagaccagtctggccagcatggttgaaaccccgtctctactaaaaatacaaaatctagctGGGTAGgctggtgggctcctgtaatcccagctacttgggaggctgagacagtagaatcgcCTGaagacaggaggtggaggttgcagtgaaccaagatcatgctactgcacttcagctcgGATGACAGCAAAATTCCACCCACAAACccacccccccaacacacacacacaagtgaaaCCAAATGTCTGAGAATTCAGGACAAATTCACATATCCCTCCCCTTCTC from Callithrix jacchus isolate 240 chromosome 19, calJac240_pri, whole genome shotgun sequence includes the following:
- the ASCL5 gene encoding achaete-scute homolog 5; amino-acid sequence: MNNNFCRALVDRRPLGSPGCMQLGVVPSPRQAPLPRAEPLGNVPFLLYPGPAEPPYYDAYAGVFPYVPFPGAFGVYDYPFEPAFIQKRNERERQRVKCVNEGYARLRGHLPGALAEKRLSKVETLRAAIRYIKYLQELLSAAPDGAPPPAARGLPGTGPCPAPPAAPRPDCPGDGEAGEPSSLVPESSESSCFSPSPFLESEESCH